The genomic region ATGAAAGTTTTGAGTACGGTTCCATTCTAACAGAGGTAATGCCTTTTCTGTTTTCTGAGTACAACGGTAAAATAAATCAGCTATGGTACAATAGTGGCAAGTTTTAAGTCATCTGTGGTGTTTcggggaaataaaaattgtggaACATGAGCATGCTTTACTTTTCCATAAATTTTACTTGCATAAAACATCCAGATCTCTTCCTATGACTGTCATTGAACTAACACTCATTAATCAAAATTTACTCAGAGAACGTTGCTAGTTCGGTCTCCAGAAAGTCTTACGCCATTTTCGGGCAACTCGCTAACCATCTGGGCGCAAATGAGctatatgaaagaaaattctcGAACTGTTTGCAATCGCTGGATATACAGAAAATTTTCACCGCTCAATCCAAATTCCTACTGAAAATGCTAATGTTATTAACGTACCTAACAATTGAAAGTTGATAGAACTCCGGAGATTGGGGTGTGACACAGAATTTCATAAGTCAAACTTTGAACTGGAGACATGAAACTCGGTAACAAACAAGGCGCCAAACAGCGTGCGGAACTTAGCAATTTCGTATGAAAGCTGAACAGCATTGCCATACTATACGCAAGATCGcttaatataattttttcttcctccgtTAATCACTCCTTGCAGACCGTGTGGTTATTCGTAAGCTACAAACCCtcatttttcaagaaaactACCGTCATGAACCGTATATGATGAAAAAGTTGATTCAGGTATAGAAATATGCCCAGTTATACAAAGGATCCAAGTAAATAATTTTGATTGACTCACTTGGTTTGCAATAGTTTTAACCAAAAAGCTGATGACTCACGAAAACCCACCTGCATACATTTCGTATACTTCAGCAGGGAATATAATCGTCGAAGTCAGTTTCAACTTCAACTCCTACATGAAATGTGGTCGAAATTCAACCCAATGTTGCATTACTTTCATACGGTGGGTGATTCACAATATTCTTTTACAAAATCTATGCCCATTTTTCTGTTACAGATTGCCATGTCTCAAACAATAGCTTTTCATTGTGAACTGAAGTGACAAACTTGACAAGACTGATTATTCCAGCGTTCATGAACTAGATgaatataaaatgttttacaaaaatgtgtttgtcaCATGAAGATGTTGATTTAATCCTTTATTTGTGTTGCTTACTGCAATTTTATCTACAAACAAAATCTGAACTGGGGTGGAGAATTCATGTTCAAACTTTGTATCCAACAATGCTTCCTTTGCCAATGCACTCTCCAACAAAGAACCAGAAAGCAATTTCAGCTGTGATCAGAGTGTTCAGCCAAGCATCCTGtgatttaaatgaaaaaaaacttagACAATGTTCATCTCAATCGAATTTTGTCTTGGGTTGTTCAAATACCTTCACTGGAACTTGCTTCCATTTGCCAGTTTTGGCAGATTTGACAAGGCTTTGAAGACCTGACGTGATTTTTGGAATATCAGTTGGGGTAGGGGGGGCCAATTCAACTCGAGCATAATGCCAGAAGGTGTTCAGCTTTGGAGTTGAGTAATCGACAACACCTGAAAAAATTTACAAACAAGAGTTCATtctttaattcaaaaagttaattaaaaataacacaaacacGGATATCAGGAAACGCAAATTTAGGCACTAAGAAgatcagtatttttttttttttttttgcttggatCGAAACACGAAACCAAACGGGTGAAACGGATACCAAACCAGATGAGTTAAAAGACGAACTTAGTTTGTTCCACAAATGGATGCCATTCTGAACCTTTTTACTGAAAACAATATAGAACACGTAAATATATTACCCTTGATCAGTCCTGGGGCTTTCGCGGCTAAACCAGTCAGAGcctttgccatttttcttaaGTTAATTGGTGAAATCTGCACCGGCTCAAACAAGAGTTCCCAAGATGGACGCACGCAAGACTTCCAACTGGTGGAGAAAAAGTGAACTAAGGGAAGAAGTCAGCTGATATTTCTAAACAGTATCTTTACGGTTAATATTAAATACAATGCGTCGTAAGTTTATGAAATTTCACGTACttgctattttttaaaattagaatcTTGCTTTTCTAGTTGATTAgcgctttctttttcattagtTTAGTTAAACGCTTAAGACTGTCTTCCCGTCAGTGCTGCCACCAAACGATAACTGCATCTGGGAGAGCGGTTCATTCGAAGATTGCTGTAACGTTCTTCCATTTTTACTGAACGAGTACTGCACAGTTCAATATATAAGTTTTGAACGAAAGATTAATGTGTTATTTATTCCGAATTTCTGTAGACATTCATAAtaaatttttctattattattcttgtattattataatttttttaacatttcattgcttgatttcaaattttaaagtACGAAAAAGTACGATACCTAGCTTTTGGAAATCAATAACTGTTATTTGAGGAAACTTCTGTATTTCATTTGATAATTAGAActcaaaaatgaataacaaaataaGCTTGGCAATGAAATACAACGCCAGAATGATGGAAAATGCTCGTCGAATGTAACGGGTACAACACTGCTCAATCGTCTTCTTCGAAAAGGTGCAGAAAGGACAACGGAAGGGTCACGACATGTTCGATGAGCAAATAGATGGCTAACTTATCAGTCTGGGCACGGACAGAGATTCCCAATAGGGGTGGAGAACGTGCCATTAAGGTTTTCAGCCATCGTAGTTCGTCTGTACCATGGGGTCCATTCTTGGCGTATGACATGGCCACATTCATAACTGATTCTTGAAACACTTCAACACCCTCCGGTTCTTTTAGATCAGGTCTAGACGACTGTTTTAGTATGTTAAATAATGtgtgtttgcttttcaaaaatagaacAATACCTGAAGGATCCAGGTAGCAATTAAGATGGCAGCTTCAGTTTCATCCAACTTTAGGTCAGCTATGCGTTGCGCATAGCTGAAAAGTGGCGATAGCATTCCGAGCTCAGGTTGAGCTAGTACATCCGATCGAGTGAGCAGTTGTTCACCTCGCAAAGGAAAGCCCTGCCGAACCACATCGAACCTTAAGGCCGTTCTCAGGCAGAGAACTTCGATGCACGATCCTAGTAATAGGCAAATCTGGTCGTCTGTCGTAAACTTGAATAAGGcaaataaattgaaatttgttttacatAAGTAACACAGGTAACTTTACAACTTACAGTGTTGAATCCAGCAAGCGCTTTGGCAAACGTTATCACCTTGCCTATGGTCGGTGTTAGCATGTCAGCCATATGAAGTGCAGCAAGGCAATTGATTTCAGTCGCGTGATTGAGGGAGTTGCTCTAAGAAAATGATGCTGGCCTTTAGTAAAACAGGATTGTCAAATGCACGTTTTCTAACACATTACTCGACTCGGACCGTTTCGTGTGAAAGTCTCCCGATAAGCTCGAACAATGGGGTTGAGCAGGTCGGTAATAGTATCAGGCATCGTGGGTTTAACTATCCGTCTTCTGGCAGATGACACCTTCAGGACTGGTATGACATTGCTTTCTTTCGCTAAACATTTCACTTTTTGACCTGATGGTACGTACATATGCGTCGAGTTTGAAACCATTCCCATGGCGATACATTTATCGTAACGACATTTCTGGCATTGGGTACGTGAAAATTTGTCGACTATACAATTGTTTCCCCAATCGCACGTATAGGTTCCTTTTTTTGAGAGACTTCGACGGAAAAAGCCCTGGAACAAAGTTTTGTCGTTATTCAGATTATTCTATCTTCATCCAGATTTACACCATCTGGCAATACCTTGCAGCCTTCACAAGTCCAACATTTGTAATGGCAACCGGTGGCATGGTCACCGCAAACGACGCACGGTTTCTCGATTTTTTCCTTAGTGTAACATCTGGTAaagctttcttctttcttttcaaacattttttcactACAAAGCAATGTTTCATCTTCGACATCCAATTTTTGGGCAAGCTCCTGGATAATGGAGTCAAACGGCCTACACGTTGGACATAAAGGCAGGTATAGTTATCGAACGCTGAAACCACAATCATTCAGAGATCAAACAAGTCTCGACTATAGAGCAACTGTCACAGTGAATCATTTTGggcaattaaaaaaactgaaatgatCAATAAATAATGGCTTGCTTACGGAAAAGAGCGGGGCATCATTTTGTCTCGGAAGAATTCAGTTTGAAACCAcgaggaagaaagaaagaaaaaacaaacaaaacaaacaaaacctatTCCCCGACTTAACCCAAAAGTTTGTATCACGAGGCTGGTCGTATACTGAAGTCGTCTGTAACTGAATTAGTTGGAACAAATTTCCGCTGTGGCGCTGATTACGTCATCAGCTACGTCCAGCAACGCACATTTtgccaaaacaaaatatggTAATAAtggaaaattagaaaacaaagcTTTGAGTTCAGCACTCCGTATTCTAACTATATCTAGTAAAAGTAGCCAATGGTAAATTTCCATGAAAGAGTTTTAATCAGGAAGACAATCAAAAGTTTACCTTAATGATACCTGTCTCGACAGGGGGGCGTTTATAGAGAAACTATTGCTAATGAAAtttgtatgtgtttttttgaAGTACAGTACTTAAACGTTCTTCTGTTAACAAACCCTCCATTGGTATGACAGCTCAGTATAGCATTTGTTCTTGACTCAAGTAAGCCTTGAAATTTGATGGAATTTCGATGCCAATATTAAGATTATTGAGAATGTATTTTCCTGAGCTAGGAAGGGGACGTACAGTAATGATAGAAATTCTATCCGTTggacaagaataaaaaatcattgaatcACGTCCAAATGGTCAATGTGTAGCCCGGGTGAAAGATGTTTCTGTTGTGATATATTATTAAGCTTTTACCGTAGAATGGGAGTGAATTAGAATTGAACAAGGGAATAGGAAGAGGTAAATAGCGAAAAAATAAGGATCATTCTAAGTGATTGCGTCTGAtagaattttggttttttcttccAGCCCAACTTAACGATGTTCGAGGCATGGTTTATCCCCAAACCCGGACTGCATTGTCCCAGGAAGACGTAGCAACGCCGATACCGCTGTCGGCCACTGAGAGGCCGGTAATTCGGTTTTCATGTCCTTGAAGGTTTCCTGTTTTTAGTGACGATCAAATCGATCGCAATTCCGTTAGTTACTTTAGTTAGTTCATCGCCTTAATGTTATTAGTACCATTATGCTCTCCTTTGAGAAGATCCCATAGGTGAACCGTCGAGTCATCCGAGCCAGCTAAAAGAATTCGGCCTGACTGGGACACGCTGCAGCAAGTCAGGCTGGAATTGGCAGTAGGAGGCCGATAAACAAATACCTGTGTGATGGTGTGATAAATTATCAAGAATCCTGATTAGATTAATAAATGAATGTTCTTCGTACTTGCTGATCGGATCGGATGTCGAAAAGGCGGGCAGTTTTATCTTCGGATGCAGACACAAACGCTTGGCCAGAAGGATGAAACtacaatttcatttgattataGCTCAAAATTAAATGCACCATTTCTATTTGCTAAAAACTTACACAAACAGAGTTGACATCGGCTTCATGCCCAAAGAAAGTTTGCACGCATTTGAGCGTACGGACATCCCACAATTTGATACATCGATCAACGGAGCCAGTGACGATGAGATTCAGCTCAGCTTTAAGTGACATGGAGCAAACATCACCGACGTGCGCTGGTGTTTGGTCGAGTTTCTTGCCGGCCTCCAAATCCCAGACAGTTATCATCATATCACCAGATCCAGTTACAATCTTGCTATCTATGGAATTTATACATTTAACTCAGATCATAACCTAATGCAATCACGTTTCTCACCTTCCAAGAATCGACAGGTGGAAAGAAAACCTTCGTAACCCGCTAATTCTCTTGTGATTTTTGCCGTTCCGGAACTATCACGATTGTTGACGTCGTAAACGGTGCACATGTTGTCCATGCCTCCGCAAGCTGTGGGAAGTTCATCAAAGAATAATCTATAGAATCAGTACCATAAATCTGAGCAAGTCATTTACCAACGTAATTGCCCGAAGGAGCAAACACGGAACACATGACCCATGCCGATCTCAAAGGGATGACCTGGATCTTATTGCCAGTCCACGTGTCCCAGACGATCAGCTTACCATCGAGTGAACCGGACACGAGATGTCtattgaaggagaaaaaaacaaattgaaacaaacgaaaagaaaaatcgatccCCCTTTCCAACATCCCATCTCCGTAATGGCTATTATAGCATTCGGGGGATCAGGGTGCTAATCCTGTTTGTCATTTCAAAAGTACGTTGACCTTTTACTTATACATCTGTTACAAGGAACCTAGATGTACGGCTTCTACAAAAATAGCTCCGTTGCTTAATAAATATGGCCTGTAAAATTAGGCCATATGTTAAAAACTGATTGAGATCAACAGTATATCGGTTTTTATAGGGATTCGAAACAAGAAGAATTTATTTAATTCTAAATTACATACCTCGAATCACCGGAATAATGGCACGATGTGACTTTGTTGATGTGGCCCTTGAGCATCCGCCTGGTTGTAGCCTTGATCCTTGGCAAATCCTCGGCGCTGGACGTGGCGGCTTCCAGTGTTATATCTGAGAAACCCTTTTGCAAGCCCTATACATTCGCGTAattagcaaacaaaaagagcgaaaagatttcatttttcgtaaTCCAAGTCGATTCGCAGATAATTGGTATGGTATACCTTGCATTGCTCTATAAGAGCCTGCAGCTCCTGTTTCAGCGCGGCCGTTTCGGGATCGTCTTTAGGTGGCATGGCGAACGGCGGTTGTGACGACTCGGAGACAAGACAACACAGCAGAGGCCGGGGAGCACTGCAGCGGCTGATCACCGATTGACAAACATCAGCAGTCaaatggaaaaaggaaatatctACAAGAAGGAGAGGGGTGCAAGGAACAATGTGAACCTTAATCAAATTAGCAACTATAAGGTCGGGTATGTAACTCCCAAGGATCCGGCTGCGCAGCAAATCCAATTGAATGCGCCGGGACCTACAAGTGTGACAAGAAGCTTAAGGGATGTCATTGAGAAGCCATCCAAAACCATTCC from Daphnia carinata strain CSIRO-1 chromosome 6, CSIRO_AGI_Dcar_HiC_V3, whole genome shotgun sequence harbors:
- the LOC130689443 gene encoding ATP synthase subunit g, mitochondrial-like translates to MAKALTGLAAKAPGLIKGVVDYSTPKLNTFWHYARVELAPPTPTDIPKITSGLQSLVKSAKTGKWKQVPVKDAWLNTLITAEIAFWFFVGECIGKGSIVGYKV
- the LOC130689434 gene encoding vitamin D3 receptor-like, with product MMPRSFPPFDSIIQELAQKLDVEDETLLCSEKMFEKKEESFTRCYTKEKIEKPCVVCGDHATGCHYKCWTCEGCKGFFRRSLSKKGTYTCDWGNNCIVDKFSRTQCQKCRYDKCIAMGMVSNSTHMYVPSGQKVKCLAKESNVIPVLKVSSARRRIVKPTMPDTITDLLNPIVRAYRETFTRNGPSRSNSLNHATEINCLAALHMADMLTPTIGKVITFAKALAGFNTFTTDDQICLLLGSCIEVLCLRTALRFDVVRQGFPLRGEQLLTRSDVLAQPELGMLSPLFSYAQRIADLKLDETEAAILIATWILQSSRPDLKEPEGVEVFQESVMNVAMSYAKNGPHGTDELRWLKTLMARSPPLLGISVRAQTDKLAIYLLIEHVVTLPLSFLHLFEEDD
- the LOC130689435 gene encoding guanine nucleotide-binding protein subunit beta-2-like — its product is MPPKDDPETAALKQELQALIEQCKGLQKGFSDITLEAATSSAEDLPRIKATTRRMLKGHINKVTSCHYSGDSRHLVSGSLDGKLIVWDTWTGNKIQVIPLRSAWVMCSVFAPSGNYVACGGMDNMCTVYDVNNRDSSGTAKITRELAGYEGFLSTCRFLEDSKIVTGSGDMMITVWDLEAGKKLDQTPAHVGDVCSMSLKAELNLIVTGSVDRCIKLWDVRTLKCVQTFFGHEADVNSVCFHPSGQAFVSASEDKTARLFDIRSDQQVFVYRPPTANSSLTCCSVSQSGRILLAGSDDSTVHLWDLLKGEHNGNLQGHENRITGLSVADSGIGVATSSWDNAVRVWG